Within the Setaria viridis chromosome 3, Setaria_viridis_v4.0, whole genome shotgun sequence genome, the region GGCTTGGGCTTCGTTCAACGTATACTAGCTCCCATGGAAAAGAAAAGCATTGCATTGCTGATCCGGCACGTACTCTCCCTCCCCCAGCTATTACTACAGCCCCCCTGCCTTCTGCCCCTGGTCAACGCCAGccggccatgcatgcatgcttaatTACTTGGCAATCGCTATACTGCTTTAATATAAGACAGCCTCATTTCCCTTTTACCCCCTTCAATCCATCAGCCACAAACAAACacagccagcagcagcagcagcagcagcaatcaagAGAGCCATCCATCGATCAATAATGGCCCGGTGGTCGGCGtcgaccgccgccgcggtggccacCGTGCTGGGCGCAAGCCTTCTGTACATGGCGCTGGTGGCGTCGGCtcagccgccgctgccgggcaACATGCAGGTCGTCACCATTAACGGCAAGCGCAACAGCAAGTTCACCTGCACCGACACCAGGAAGAACTCAAAACGCCCCGGGTGCACGGCCACCTGCCCCAACCGCTGCCCCAAGAAGTGCCTCGTCCTCTGCCCCACGTGCAAGACCTTCTGCCGTGAGTAGTGTACATATACATATGTGTATCTTCTTTCATCTATATATGCACGCGCCTCATACAAATGGAATATGCTCCTCCCATACATCATACATGTACAGTGTGCGACTTCTACCCCGGCGTGTCGTGCGGCGACCCGCGCTTCACCGGCGCCGACGGCAACAACTTCTACTTCCACGGCAAGAAGGACCAGGACTTCTGCATCCTCTCCGACGCCGGCCTCCACATCAACGCGCACTTCATCGGCAAGCGCAACCCGGCCATGAGCCGCGACTTCACCTGGATCCAGGCGCTGGGCATCCGCTTCGCGCACCACCACCTCTACGTCGGCGCCGCCCGCACCGTCCGctgggacgccgccgccgaccacctcTCCCTGTCC harbors:
- the LOC117850105 gene encoding uncharacterized protein, yielding MARWSASTAAAVATVLGASLLYMALVASAQPPLPGNMQVVTINGKRNSKFTCTDTRKNSKRPGCTATCPNRCPKKCLVLCPTCKTFCLCDFYPGVSCGDPRFTGADGNNFYFHGKKDQDFCILSDAGLHINAHFIGKRNPAMSRDFTWIQALGIRFAHHHLYVGAARTVRWDAAADHLSLSLDDEAVPLPAFTGARWSPPTAPALSVTRTAQANTVVVELRGVFRIMANVVPITAEDSRVHGYGVTDDDSLAHLDLGFKFYDLTDDVHGVLGQTYRTDYVNRLNVTAKMPVMGGADNFVSSGLFETDCAVARFGRGSTATASAAAGAGNGIAMVTDAK